In Lates calcarifer isolate ASB-BC8 linkage group LG21, TLL_Latcal_v3, whole genome shotgun sequence, a single window of DNA contains:
- the LOC108900962 gene encoding LOW QUALITY PROTEIN: extracellular calcium-sensing receptor-like (The sequence of the model RefSeq protein was modified relative to this genomic sequence to represent the inferred CDS: deleted 1 base in 1 codon), with protein MLFAIEEINNSTELLPGISLGYKLYDICGSISRSVRVALALANGNEIVPAPSDAPCTRSGEVQAIMGETSSSPCMAIATVIGPFQIPMISHFATCACLSDKTKYPSFLRTIPSDYYQSRALAQLVKHFGWTWVGAIRSNDAYGNKGMATFTETAQQLGICLEYSVAFFRTDPPDKRQKIIDTIKASTSRVIVAFLAHKDVDVLIHELSHHNLTGYQWVGSEGWIFDSQIAEMDRHHILDGSIGLSIPKAHVSGMREFIQDVKPLNSSSNEIFTEFWEELFNCKFKQSSAENQRECTGNEDLTEVHNGFTDMSLMPIFNNVYKGVYAVAHALHSILGCNETCNNKMQLDHFTILQHVKKIYFKTKDGDEVYFNENGDPPAKYEIINWQPTQNGIVDFVTVGLHDASLPADKQLNLHNKSLIWAKNSKEVPVSVCSEKCAPGTRKVLQKGKPVCCYDCIRCAEGEISNVTDSITCDRCHPEFWSNERRDACVKKVAEFLSYEEIMGALLTAASLFGTCMTAVVALIFFRYRKTPIVRANNSELSFLLLFSLTLCFLCSLTFIGRPSEWSCMLRHTAFGITFVLCMSCVLGKTIVVLMAFRATLPGSNVMKWFGPTQQRLSVLAFTLIQVVICIMWLTISPPFPLKNFKEFKDKIILECDLGSAVGFWAVLGYIGLLALLCFFLAFLARKLPDNFNEAKFITFSMLIFCAVWITFIPAYVSSPGKFSVAVEIFAILASSFGLLICIFIPKCYIILLKPEKNTKKSMMGKVAPKSF; from the exons ATGCTTTTTGCCATCGAGGAGATTAATAACAGCACAGAACTACTGCCAGGCATCTCTCTGGGTTATAAATTGTATGATATATGCGGCTCCATTTCCAGAAGTGTGAGGGTTGCACTGGCCTTGGCTAATGGTAATGAAATTGTACCTGCACCCTCTGATGCACCATGTACCAGATCTGGAGAAGTGCAGGCCATAATGGGAGaaacctcttcctctccttgcaTGGCTATAGCTACTGTTATTGGGCCATTTCAAATCCCAATG ATCAGTCACTTTGCCACTTGTGCTTGTCTCAGTGACAAAACCAAGTACCCATCCTTCCTCAGAACTATACCCAGTGACTACTACCAGAGCAGAGCCTTGGCCCAGTTGGTCAAGCACTTTGGTTGGACTTGGGTTGGAGCTATTAGAAGCAATGATGCTTATGGTAACAAGGGTATGGCTACATTCACAGAAACTGCGCAGCAGCTGGGCATCTGTCTGGAGTACTCTGTAGCTTTCTTTAGAACAGATCCAccagacaaaagacaaaagataaTTGACACCATCAAGGCTTCCACTTCAAGGGTGATTGTTGCTTTCCTCGCCCACAAAGATGTGGATGTGCTAATACATGAGTTGTCCCACCACAACCTGACTGGGTACCAGTGGGTGGGAAGTGAGGGCTGGATCTTTGATTCCCAAATTGCAGAAATGGACAGGCATCACATTCTGGATGGTTCCATAGGCCTGTCCATCCCCAAAGCTCATGTCAGCGGTATGAGAGAGTTCATACAAGATGTGAAGCCACTCAATTCATCTAGTAATGAAATTTTTACTGAGTTCTGGGAGGAATTATTTAACTGTAAGTTCAAACAGTCATCAGCAGAGAATCAGAGGGAATGTACTGGAAATGAAGATTTGACTGAAGTTCACAATGGCTTCACTGATATGTCACTCATGCCTATTTTTAACAATGTCTACAAAGGAGTATATGCTGTGGCCCACGCACTTCATAGTATTCTAGGCTGTAATGAAACATGTAACAACAAGATGCAACTAGATCATTTCACA ATTTTACAACACGTTAAAaaaatttatttcaaaacaaaggATGGAGATGAGGTTTACTTCAATGAGAATGGAGACCCACCAGCAAAGTATGAAATTATAAACTGGCAGCCAACACAAAATGGCATTGTGGACTTTGTCACAGTTGGTCTTCATGATGCATCTTTACCAGCAGACAAACAGCTGAATCTGCACAATAAGTCTTTAATTTGGGCAAAGAACTCAAAAGAG GTGCCTGTGTCAGTTTGCAGTGAGAAATGTGCTCCAGGAACTCGCAAGGTTCTCCAGAAAGGAAAGCCTGTCTGCTGCTATGACTGTATAAGATgtgcagagggagaaataaGTAACGTTACAG ATTCTATCACCTGTGATCGATGCCACCCAGAGTTCTGGtcaaatgagaggagagatgctTGTGTAAAGAAGGTGGCAGAGTTTCTATCATATGAAGAAATAATGGGAGCTCTTCTCACTGCAGCGTCCCTGTTTGGAACATGCATGACTGCTGTTGtggcattgatttttttcagataCAGGAAAACTCCTATTGTCAGGGCCAATaactctgagctgagcttcctgcttctcttctccttgactctgtgtttcctgtgctcTCTGACCTTCATCGGCCGGCCCTCTGAGTGGTCCTGCATGCTGCGACACACAGCATTCGGCATCACCTTTGTCCTCTGTATGTCTTGTGTTCTGGGGAAAACTATAGTGGTGTTAATGGCCTTCAGGGCTACACTTCCAGGCAGTAATGTGATGAAATGGTTTGGgccaacacagcagagactcagTGTTCTGGCTTTCACTCTCATACAGGTTGTTATATGTATCATGTGGTTAACaatttctcctccttttcctttgaAGAATTTTAAGGAATTCAAGGATAAAATCATCTTGGAGTGTGATCTTGGCTCAGCTGTAGGATTCTGGGCTGTGTTAGGATACATAGGACTCCTggctctcttgtgtttttttcttgcttttctggCTCGGAAACTGCCTGACAACTTTAATGAAGCCAAATTTATCACC ttcagcatgctgatattCTGTGCAGTCTGGATCACTTTTATTCCAGCATATGTCAGCTCTCCAGGGAAGTTCAGTGTTGCTGTAGAAATATTTGCTATTCTGGCCTCCAGTTTTGGATtgctcatttgtatttttattccaaaatgttatattattttacTGAAACCAGAGAAGAATACAAAAAAGAGTATGATGGGGAAGGTGGCACCAAAATCATTCTGA
- the LOC108900963 gene encoding LOW QUALITY PROTEIN: extracellular calcium-sensing receptor-like (The sequence of the model RefSeq protein was modified relative to this genomic sequence to represent the inferred CDS: deleted 1 base in 1 codon): protein MLFAIEEINNSTELLPGISLGYTLYDICGLSRSVRVALALANGNEIVPAPSDAPCTRSGEVQAIIGETSSSSCMAIATVIGSFHIPMISHFATCACLSDKTKYPSFLRTIPSDYYQSRALAHLVKHFGWTWVGAIRSNDAYGNKGMTTFTETAQQLGICLEYSEAFFRTDPPDKRQKIIDTIKSSTSRVIVAFLTHMDMDVLIHELSHHNLTGFQWVGSEGWIFDSQIAKMDRHHILDGSIGLSIPKAHVSGMREFILNVKPLNSSSNEIFTEFWETLFNCKFKQSSAENQRECTGNEDLTEVHNGFTDMSLMPIFNNVYKGVYAVAHALHSILGCNETCNNKVQLDHFTILQHIKKILFKTKDGDEVYFNEDGDPAAKYGIINWQPTQNGIVDFVTVGLHDASLPADKQLNLHNKSLIWAKNSKQVPVSVCSEKCAPGTRKVLQKGKPVCCYDCIRCAEGEISNMTDSITCDRCHPEFWSNERRDACVKKVAEFLSYEEIMGALLTAASLFGTCMTAVVALIFFRYRKTPIVRANNSELSFLLLFSLTLCFLCSLTFIGRPSEWSCMLRHTAFGITFVLCISCVLGKTIVVLMAFRATLPGSNVMKWFGPTQQRLSVLAFTLIQVVICIMWLTISPPFPLKNFKEFKDKIILECDLGSAVGFWAVLGYIGLLALLCFFLAFLARKLPDNFNEAKFITFSMLIFCAVWITFIPAYVSSPGKFSVAVEIFAILASSFGLLICIFIPKCYIILLKPEKNTKKNMMGKVAPKSF, encoded by the exons ATGCTTTTTGCCATTGAGGAGATTAATAACAGCACAGAACTACTGCCTGGCATCTCCCTGGGTTATACATTGTATGATATATGTGGCCTTTCCAGAAGTGTGAGGGTTGCACTGGCTTTGGCTAATGGTAATGAAATTGTACCTGCACCCTCTGATGCACCATGTACCAGATCTGGAGAAGTGCAGGCCATTATAGGAGaaacctcttcctcttcttgcaTGGCTATAGCTACTGTTATTGGGTCATTTCATATCCCAATG ATCAGCCACTTTGCCACTTGTGCTTGTCTCAGTGACAAAACCAAGTACCCATCCTTCCTCAGAACTATACCCAGTGACTACTACCAGAGCAGAGCCTTGGCCCATTTGGTCAAGCACTTTGGTTGGACTTGGGTTGGAGCTATTAGAAGTAATGATGCTTATGGTAACAAGGGTATGACTACATTCACAGAAACTGCACAGCAGCTGGGCATCTGTCTGGAGTACTCTGAAGCTTTCTTTAGAACAGATCCAccagacaaaagacaaaagataaTTGACACCATCAAGTCTTCCACCTCCAGGGTGATTGTTGCTTTCCTTACCCACATGGATATGGATGTGCTAATACATGAGTTGTCCCACCACAACCTGACTGGTTTCCAGTGGGTGGGAAGTGAGGGCTGGATCTTTGATTCCCAAATTGCAAAAATGGACAGGCATCACATTCTGGATGGTTCCATAGGCCTGTCCATCCCCAAAGCTCATGTCAGCGGTATGAGAGAGTTCATACTAAATGTGAAGCCACTCAATTCATCTAGTAATGAAATTTTTACAGAGTTTTGGGAGACATTATTTAACTGTAAGTTCAAACAGTCATCAGCAGAGAATCAGAGGGAATGTACTGGAAATGAAGATTTGACTGAAGTTCACAATGGCTTCACTGATATGTCACTCATGCCTATTTTTAACAATGTCTACAAAGGAGTATATGCTGTGGCCCACGCACTTCATAGTATTCTAGGCTGTAATGAAACATGTAACAACAAGGTGCAACTAGATCATTTCACA ATTTTACAACACATAAAAAAGATTCTGTTCAAAACAAAGGATGGAGATGAGGTTTACTTCAATGAGGATGGAGACCCAGCAGCAAAGTATGGAATTATAAACTGGCAGCCAACACAAAATGGCATTGTGGACTTTGTCACAGTTGGTCTTCATGATGCATCTTTACCAGCAGACAAACAGCTGAATCTGCACAATAAGTCTTTAATTTGGGCAAAGAATTCAAAACAG GTGCCTGTGTCAGTTTGCAGTGAGAAATGTGCTCCAGGAACTCGTAAGGTTCTCCAGAAAGGAAAGCCTGTCTGCTGCTATGACTGTATAAGATgtgcagagggagaaataaGCAACATGACAG ATTCTATCACCTGTGATCGATGCCACCCAGAGTTCTGGtcaaatgagaggagagatgctTGTGTAAAGAAGGTGGCAGAGTTTCTGTCATATGAGGAAATTATGGGAGCTCTTCTCACTGCAGCGTCCCTGTTTGGAACATGCATGACTGCTGTTGtggcattgatttttttcagataCAGGAAAACTCCTATTGTCAGGGCCAATaactctgagctgagcttcctgctgctcttctccttgactctgtgtttcctgtgctcTCTGACCTTCATCGGCCGGCCCTCTGAGTGGTCCTGCATGCTGCGACACACAGCATTCGGCATCACCTTTGTCCTCTGTATCTCTTGTGTTCTGGGGAAAACTATAGTGGTGTTAATGGCCTTCAGGGCTACACTTCCAGGCAGTAATGTGATGAAATGGTTTGGgccaacacagcagagactcagTGTTCTGGCTTTCACTCTCATACAGGTTGTTATATGTATCATGTGGTTAACaatttctcctccttttcctttgaAGAATTTTAAGGAATTCAAGGATAAAATCATCTTGGAGTGTGATCTTGGCTCAGCTGTAGGATTCTGGGCTGTGTTAGGATACATAGGACTCCTGGCGctcttatgtttttttcttgcttttctggCTCGGAAACTGCCTGATAATTTTAATGAAGCCAAATTTATCACcttcagcatgctgatattCTGTGCAGTCTGGATT ACTTTTATTCCAGCATATGTCAGCTCTCCAGGGAAGTTCAGTGTTGCTGTAGAAATATTTGCTATTCTGGCCTCCAGTTTTGGATtgctcatttgtatttttattccaaaatgttATATTATCTTACTGAAACCAGAGAAGAATACAAAAAAGAATATGATGGGGAAGGTGGCACCAAAATCATTCTGA